The proteins below are encoded in one region of Tolumonas auensis DSM 9187:
- the ribBA gene encoding bifunctional 3,4-dihydroxy-2-butanone-4-phosphate synthase/GTP cyclohydrolase II, whose protein sequence is MALSSTKEIIEDIRQGKMVILMDDEDRENEGDILIAAEKITPEIVNFMAMHGRGLICLTLTRDRCEQLKLPLMVKNNTEQYGTNFTVSIEAADGIETGISAYDRAMTIKAATAPKAIPSDIVSPGHIFPVMAKDGGVLVRAGHTEAGCDLARLAGLEPACAIVEILNEDGTMARRPQLEIFAQEHGIKLGTIADLIEYRIANETIIEKVAENKLQTEFGEFDLVTYKDHIDNQLHYALCKGEITPSKPVLVRVHTRDTFKDILHVQDSRWTITEAMKTIAASGGVMVIISKAETPEYLAQKITELTKAPATQNINKGKSRDIGIGSQILHNLGVTKMRLISSNTQKYHALSGFGLEVVEYVCE, encoded by the coding sequence ATGGCATTAAGTAGCACAAAAGAAATTATTGAGGATATTCGTCAGGGCAAAATGGTTATCCTGATGGACGATGAAGATCGCGAAAATGAAGGCGACATCCTGATTGCTGCCGAAAAAATTACACCTGAAATTGTGAATTTTATGGCAATGCATGGCCGAGGACTGATCTGTCTTACCCTGACCCGGGATCGTTGCGAACAATTGAAGCTGCCACTGATGGTGAAGAATAACACCGAACAGTATGGCACTAATTTTACAGTCTCTATTGAAGCAGCCGATGGCATCGAAACCGGCATCTCCGCTTATGACCGTGCCATGACGATCAAAGCGGCAACAGCACCGAAAGCGATTCCTTCTGATATCGTATCCCCGGGCCACATCTTTCCTGTTATGGCAAAAGATGGCGGTGTGCTGGTTCGTGCCGGACATACCGAAGCAGGTTGTGATCTGGCCAGACTGGCAGGCTTAGAACCAGCCTGTGCCATCGTAGAGATCCTGAATGAAGACGGCACAATGGCCCGTCGCCCACAGCTGGAAATCTTTGCGCAAGAACATGGTATTAAGCTGGGTACAATTGCTGATTTGATTGAATACCGTATTGCTAACGAAACGATCATCGAAAAAGTAGCAGAGAATAAGCTGCAAACAGAATTTGGTGAGTTTGACCTGGTTACTTACAAAGATCACATTGATAACCAGTTGCACTATGCGTTATGCAAAGGTGAAATTACACCGTCAAAACCAGTTCTTGTCCGCGTGCATACCCGCGATACGTTTAAAGACATTCTGCATGTGCAGGATAGTCGCTGGACGATTACTGAAGCCATGAAAACGATTGCTGCATCAGGTGGTGTAATGGTCATCATCAGCAAAGCAGAAACACCTGAATATCTGGCGCAGAAAATTACTGAACTGACTAAGGCGCCAGCAACTCAAAATATAAATAAAGGGAAATCCCGTGATATCGGGATCGGATCGCAGATCCTGCACAATTTAGGCGTCACCAAAATGCGCTTAATTTCATCTAACACACAGAAATATCATGCACTTTCCGGATTCGGTCTTGAAGTTGTTGAATATGTTTGTGAATAA
- a CDS encoding RbsD/FucU family protein, whose amino-acid sequence MLKNIPPFMDAELLWILAAMGHGDELAVVDRNFPARSIANETTSGKLVSLGGMDAPTCISGILELMPLDNFVPTPVGWMDPVDQPGTILSVHHDVLAACKKAENAEVGHYVIERFDYYAAAKKCFAVVQTSENRPYGCFILKKGVVFD is encoded by the coding sequence ATGTTGAAGAACATCCCGCCATTTATGGATGCTGAGTTGTTGTGGATATTGGCAGCTATGGGACATGGTGATGAATTGGCCGTGGTTGATCGTAATTTCCCTGCAAGATCAATCGCAAATGAAACTACATCTGGCAAACTTGTGAGTTTGGGTGGGATGGACGCGCCAACCTGCATCAGCGGCATTCTGGAATTGATGCCTCTTGATAACTTTGTGCCCACACCGGTAGGGTGGATGGATCCGGTCGATCAGCCTGGGACAATCCTGTCAGTGCATCATGACGTATTGGCTGCCTGCAAGAAAGCTGAAAACGCTGAAGTAGGGCACTATGTTATTGAACGTTTTGATTATTACGCAGCAGCCAAAAAATGCTTTGCTGTCGTGCAAACCAGCGAGAATCGGCCTTATGGATGCTTTATTCTCAAGAAGGGTGTTGTTTTTGATTGA
- a CDS encoding L-fucose/L-arabinose isomerase family protein yields MTKTTDKVTVAVLFGNRGFFPSYLVGDARREASAIFETMGINTVMLTEEQTAYGGVETYQDAKVAAELLKKHREEIQGVVVLLPNFGDEKAIADAIRLAGITVPVLIQAEEDSLDKMGLATRRDSFCGKISLCNNLRQYGIPYTLTTQHVCGLNSDVFKKDLGRFTQLCRVVSAMRGCRVGAIGARPASFNTVRYSEKLLERMGVTVETIDLSEIFTRVDNLKDDDLRIDEKLALLKANADTGAIPADKLQLMAKLFVVISQWIIENDINTTAIQCWTSLQKTLGINVCSIMSVMSGQLMPSACEVDVMGALSMYALTVTSQKPASIADWNNNFGDDRDKCVLFHCGNFATEELENPVMGTADIIGTTVGCENTCGAIHGRMKAGPLTYFRLSTDDFTGKVKAYVGEGKFVDDRLDTVGCRAVVQVPGLEDLLSHICNNGFEHHVALNHSASAAVLNEAFTKYLGVECYYHK; encoded by the coding sequence ATGACTAAAACTACCGATAAAGTAACAGTAGCAGTGTTGTTTGGTAACCGTGGTTTCTTCCCTAGTTATTTGGTGGGTGATGCTCGCCGTGAAGCCAGTGCCATTTTCGAAACAATGGGTATTAACACTGTTATGCTCACCGAAGAGCAAACCGCTTATGGTGGGGTAGAAACTTATCAGGATGCAAAAGTTGCTGCTGAATTATTAAAAAAACATCGTGAAGAAATTCAGGGTGTAGTTGTTCTGTTACCTAACTTCGGGGATGAAAAAGCGATTGCTGATGCAATCCGTCTGGCAGGTATCACTGTGCCTGTACTGATTCAGGCGGAAGAAGACTCTCTGGACAAGATGGGCCTGGCGACACGTCGCGACAGTTTCTGCGGTAAAATTTCACTGTGTAATAACCTGCGTCAATACGGTATCCCTTATACCCTGACCACTCAGCATGTTTGTGGGCTGAACAGTGATGTGTTCAAAAAAGATCTGGGGCGTTTCACCCAGCTGTGTCGTGTTGTCAGCGCTATGCGTGGTTGCCGCGTTGGTGCTATTGGCGCGCGTCCGGCCAGTTTTAACACTGTGCGTTACAGTGAAAAATTGCTGGAAAGAATGGGCGTTACTGTTGAAACCATCGATCTGTCAGAAATATTTACCCGTGTTGACAATCTGAAAGATGATGACTTGCGCATTGATGAGAAGCTGGCATTACTGAAAGCAAATGCTGATACCGGCGCGATCCCGGCAGATAAGCTGCAACTGATGGCAAAACTGTTTGTCGTCATCAGTCAGTGGATCATTGAAAACGATATCAATACCACGGCGATTCAATGCTGGACTTCTCTGCAAAAAACGCTGGGTATCAACGTTTGCTCTATCATGAGTGTCATGTCAGGCCAGCTGATGCCAAGCGCTTGTGAAGTGGATGTTATGGGTGCCTTATCCATGTACGCCCTGACTGTTACCTCGCAAAAACCAGCTTCTATTGCTGACTGGAATAACAACTTTGGTGATGACCGCGATAAATGCGTACTGTTCCATTGCGGTAACTTTGCAACTGAAGAGTTGGAAAATCCGGTTATGGGAACCGCTGACATCATCGGTACCACCGTTGGTTGTGAAAATACCTGTGGCGCGATTCATGGTCGTATGAAAGCGGGTCCGTTGACTTACTTCCGTCTCTCTACCGACGATTTTACCGGCAAGGTAAAAGCCTATGTCGGGGAAGGTAAATTTGTGGATGACAGACTTGATACTGTTGGCTGCCGTGCGGTTGTTCAGGTCCCAGGGCTGGAAGATCTACTTTCCCACATCTGCAATAACGGCTTTGAACATCACGTAGCGCTGAACCATTCAGCCAGTGCTGCCGTGTTAAACGAAGCATTCACCAAATATTTAGGCGTTGAGTGTTATTACCACAAATAA
- a CDS encoding FGGY family carbohydrate kinase → MLKPFIIAIDEGTTNAKAITVDSDGNIVAKGSVPVSLNHPKPGWAEQDPWQIWNATEQAITQCLQSSDISALKGIAVSNQRESVLVWERQSGQPLTPIVSWQCRRSEALCREIANKPEAARVIQLTGLALDPLFPAAKIAWLLDSLQDGRHRAEAGELCVGTVDAWLVWNLTGGESFVTDHSNASRYQLFNIHTLSWDDELLRIFGIPRACLPKVLPSSELRGDTKGCASLPDGIPVLSQVGDSHAALYGQGGFNPGTVKATYGTGSSLMTRIDKAPVGDFGLSSTVAWHDGEASLALEGNITHTGAGLAFVSRILGINDFDKLSQMAESVENNAGVYFVPALSGLGAPYWDTQARGMFCGLTDATTPAVMARAGLESIAYQIADVFHAMEQAAGCRLDALLVDGGATKNRWLMQFQADLLQRTIVRNQVAEISALGAAYLAGKAIGWWKDHQQLSALPREVEYIEPRAQSAEMLANYLQWKTAVARARFQPK, encoded by the coding sequence ATGCTTAAGCCTTTTATCATTGCTATTGATGAAGGCACCACCAATGCCAAAGCGATCACTGTTGATTCTGATGGCAATATTGTCGCGAAAGGTAGTGTGCCTGTCTCTCTGAACCACCCCAAGCCGGGGTGGGCAGAACAGGATCCGTGGCAAATCTGGAATGCAACTGAACAGGCGATTACGCAATGTCTTCAATCTTCAGATATTTCAGCTCTGAAGGGAATTGCGGTCAGTAATCAGCGTGAGTCAGTTCTGGTATGGGAACGCCAGTCAGGTCAGCCGTTAACACCTATTGTCAGTTGGCAATGCCGTCGCTCTGAAGCACTTTGCCGGGAGATAGCCAATAAACCGGAAGCAGCCCGTGTCATACAGCTAACCGGATTAGCGCTGGATCCATTGTTCCCGGCAGCCAAGATCGCCTGGTTGCTGGATAGCCTTCAGGATGGTCGTCACCGCGCAGAAGCAGGTGAACTTTGTGTCGGAACGGTTGATGCGTGGCTGGTCTGGAATCTGACCGGTGGCGAGTCGTTCGTTACCGATCATTCTAATGCATCGCGTTATCAGTTATTCAACATCCATACCCTGAGCTGGGATGATGAATTACTTCGTATTTTTGGTATTCCCCGGGCCTGTTTGCCGAAGGTTCTGCCATCGTCTGAACTGCGAGGTGATACCAAAGGGTGTGCCTCTTTACCGGATGGTATTCCCGTGCTGTCGCAGGTCGGTGATTCGCATGCCGCGCTATATGGCCAGGGCGGGTTTAATCCCGGGACAGTCAAAGCCACTTATGGCACAGGCAGTTCGTTGATGACCCGCATCGATAAAGCGCCTGTCGGTGATTTCGGTTTGAGTTCAACGGTTGCCTGGCATGACGGTGAAGCGAGTCTGGCTTTGGAAGGCAATATCACTCATACCGGTGCTGGCCTGGCCTTCGTTTCCCGTATTTTGGGAATTAATGATTTCGACAAACTGAGTCAGATGGCGGAATCAGTAGAAAATAATGCCGGAGTTTACTTCGTCCCTGCGTTATCAGGATTGGGTGCACCTTACTGGGATACTCAGGCCCGCGGGATGTTCTGCGGACTCACCGATGCCACTACGCCAGCCGTGATGGCTCGTGCTGGTCTTGAGTCAATCGCTTATCAAATCGCCGATGTGTTCCATGCTATGGAACAAGCTGCGGGTTGTCGTCTGGATGCCTTGCTGGTTGATGGTGGTGCCACCAAAAATCGTTGGCTGATGCAATTCCAGGCGGATTTACTGCAAAGAACCATCGTCCGTAATCAGGTGGCGGAAATTTCAGCCTTAGGGGCAGCCTATCTGGCAGGGAAAGCGATTGGTTGGTGGAAAGATCACCAACAGTTATCTGCATTGCCACGGGAAGTGGAATATATCGAACCAAGAGCGCAATCAGCAGAAATGCTGGCTAACTATCTGCAATGGAAAACGGCCGTTGCTCGTGCCCGTTTTCAGCCTAAATAA